The following proteins are co-located in the Streptomyces bottropensis ATCC 25435 genome:
- the ndgR gene encoding IclR family transcriptional regulator NdgR — MDNSSGVGVLDKAALVLSALESGPATLAGLVGATGLARPTAHRLAVALEHHRMVARDMQGRFILGPRLAELAAAAGEDRLLATAGPVLTHLRDITGESAQLYRRQGDMRICVAAAERLSGLRDTVPVGSTLTMKAGSSAQILMAWEEPERLHRGLQGARFTATALSGVRRRGWAQSIGEREPGVASVSAPVRGPSNRVVAAVSVSGPIERLTRHPGRMHAQAVIDAAGRLSEALRRTG, encoded by the coding sequence ATGGACAACAGTAGCGGCGTCGGCGTTCTGGACAAGGCGGCCCTGGTCCTGAGCGCTCTGGAGTCCGGTCCGGCCACCCTCGCGGGTCTGGTCGGCGCCACCGGACTCGCACGGCCCACGGCCCACCGCCTGGCCGTGGCTCTGGAACACCACCGCATGGTGGCACGCGACATGCAGGGCCGGTTCATCCTCGGCCCCCGGCTGGCCGAGCTGGCCGCGGCCGCCGGCGAGGACCGCCTCCTCGCGACGGCGGGTCCGGTGCTCACGCATCTGCGCGACATCACGGGCGAGAGCGCGCAGCTCTATCGCCGGCAGGGCGACATGCGTATCTGTGTCGCCGCCGCGGAGCGGCTCTCGGGGCTCAGGGACACGGTCCCGGTCGGCTCGACCCTCACGATGAAGGCCGGTTCGTCGGCACAGATCCTGATGGCCTGGGAGGAGCCGGAGCGGCTGCACCGCGGCCTCCAGGGCGCCCGCTTCACGGCCACCGCCCTCTCGGGCGTACGGCGCCGGGGCTGGGCGCAGTCCATCGGCGAACGCGAGCCGGGGGTCGCCTCGGTCTCCGCCCCCGTGCGCGGCCCGTCGAACCGCGTGGTGGCCGCCGTCTCCGTCTCCGGCCCCATCGAGCGCCTCACTCGACACCCCGGCCGTATGCACGCCCAGGCGGTCATCGACGCCGCGGGCCGTCTCTCGGAGGCCCTGCGCCGCACCGGTTGA